Proteins co-encoded in one Marinomonas sp. IMCC 4694 genomic window:
- the ettA gene encoding energy-dependent translational throttle protein EttA, with product MAQFVYSMHRVGKVVPPKREILKDISLSFFPGAKIGVLGLNGSGKSTLLRIMAGVDTEHNGEARPMPGIKIGYLEQEPQLDPEKNVRGIVEEAFADVINAMARLDAVYAEYAEPDADFDALAKEQGQLEALIEAKEGHNLERALEVAADALRLPHWDAKVEHLSGGERRRVALCRLLLNKPDMILLDEPTNHLDAESVAWLERFLKDYPGTVVAITHDRYFLDNAAGWILELDRGHGIPYEGNYSSWLEQKDARLQTEAKQQASHQKAIKSELEWVRQGAKGRQSKSKARLARFEEMNSQEFQDRNETNELYIPPGPRLGAKVIEIEGVSKSFEHKMLLEDFNMVVPQGAIVGVVGGNGAGKSTLFKMIAGTEKPDTGTVTLGETVQLAYVDQMRELDGDKTVFEEIADGQDMITVNNYKVVSRAYIGRFNFKGSDQQKLVKHLSGGERNRLHLAKLLKEGGNVLLLDEPTNDLDVETLRALEDALLAFPGAAIVISHDRWFLDRIATHILAYEGDSKAVFFEGNYAEYEADYKKRTGNEATPTRIKYKRIDA from the coding sequence ATGGCTCAGTTTGTATATAGCATGCATCGCGTTGGGAAAGTGGTTCCTCCTAAACGTGAGATTCTCAAAGACATTTCTCTTTCTTTTTTTCCTGGCGCAAAAATCGGTGTTTTGGGTCTTAACGGTTCTGGTAAATCGACTCTTCTTCGCATCATGGCGGGGGTGGATACCGAGCACAACGGTGAAGCACGTCCCATGCCGGGCATTAAAATCGGCTACTTGGAACAAGAGCCTCAACTTGATCCAGAAAAAAATGTACGCGGTATTGTTGAGGAAGCGTTTGCTGACGTCATTAATGCGATGGCACGTTTGGATGCGGTTTACGCAGAATACGCAGAGCCCGATGCGGACTTTGACGCGCTAGCGAAAGAACAAGGCCAACTTGAAGCTTTGATCGAAGCGAAAGAAGGTCACAATTTAGAGCGTGCGCTCGAAGTCGCGGCCGATGCCCTTCGTCTTCCCCATTGGGATGCCAAAGTAGAGCACCTTTCTGGAGGTGAACGTCGCCGTGTGGCGTTGTGCCGTCTGTTGCTTAACAAGCCCGACATGATCTTACTGGACGAGCCAACCAACCATTTGGATGCCGAATCCGTGGCTTGGTTAGAGCGTTTCTTGAAAGATTATCCGGGCACTGTGGTAGCAATCACCCACGACCGTTACTTCCTCGACAACGCGGCTGGCTGGATTCTGGAACTTGACCGTGGCCACGGTATTCCATATGAAGGCAACTACTCGTCTTGGTTAGAGCAGAAAGACGCTCGACTACAAACCGAAGCGAAACAACAAGCGTCTCATCAAAAAGCGATTAAATCGGAGCTTGAATGGGTTCGCCAAGGCGCCAAAGGTCGTCAGTCTAAATCCAAAGCGCGTTTGGCTCGATTCGAAGAAATGAACTCTCAAGAGTTCCAAGATCGTAACGAAACCAACGAATTGTACATTCCACCAGGGCCGCGCCTTGGTGCTAAAGTCATCGAAATCGAAGGCGTAAGCAAAAGCTTCGAGCATAAGATGTTACTAGAAGACTTCAACATGGTGGTGCCGCAAGGTGCCATCGTCGGTGTGGTCGGTGGTAACGGAGCGGGTAAATCGACTCTGTTCAAAATGATCGCTGGCACGGAAAAACCGGATACAGGTACAGTGACTTTGGGTGAAACCGTGCAGCTGGCTTACGTCGATCAAATGCGTGAACTTGACGGCGACAAAACCGTTTTCGAAGAGATCGCCGATGGCCAAGACATGATCACGGTGAACAATTACAAAGTCGTGTCTCGTGCTTACATTGGTCGCTTTAACTTCAAGGGATCGGATCAACAGAAATTGGTTAAGCATTTGTCTGGTGGTGAGCGTAACCGTTTGCACCTTGCGAAATTGCTGAAAGAAGGCGGCAACGTCTTGCTACTGGATGAGCCGACAAACGACCTTGACGTAGAAACTTTGCGTGCATTGGAAGACGCGCTACTTGCCTTCCCAGGCGCTGCGATTGTTATTTCCCATGACCGTTGGTTCCTTGACCGTATCGCGACGCACATATTGGCGTACGAAGGCGATTCTAAAGCCGTCTTCTTTGAAGGGAACTACGCTGAATACGAAGCCGACTACAAGAAACGGACGGGTAATGAAGCCACACCAACGCGTATTAAATACAAACGTATTGATGCCTAA
- a CDS encoding DMT family transporter, translating to MPFAELSGLVAALCWTLSSLMAPSLIQRFGTMRFNAVRIAIASAILLVISVMGQRFNEALWHHTEVVMLSGLLGIFIGDTLLFSAVHRLGPRRTGVLFATNAPLSIVLSWLFLNEQLTLSQLFACGLVLSGVVVAILFGKRSNAHAWEQTKGKLSTGIVLALGAALGQASGALLSKPALLDGADPIAVSALRVSTGAIALAVTYLLFYRHKQSVDAIPFNQLTRRDFVGIATLATIGMVIGMSVLVWGVGNANVGVVTTLSAVVPVLILPGLWITTKQRPTMGAWVGACFVVIGAALIILQ from the coding sequence ATGCCATTTGCTGAATTATCAGGCTTAGTTGCTGCGCTCTGTTGGACTCTGTCGAGTTTGATGGCTCCGAGTCTAATACAACGCTTTGGCACCATGCGTTTTAACGCAGTGCGTATTGCGATTGCCAGTGCGATTCTGTTAGTGATCAGCGTGATGGGACAGCGTTTTAATGAAGCGTTGTGGCACCATACCGAGGTCGTTATGTTGTCGGGTTTATTGGGGATTTTTATTGGTGATACCTTGCTGTTTAGTGCGGTACACCGCCTTGGTCCACGTCGTACAGGCGTGTTGTTTGCGACCAATGCACCTTTGTCGATAGTATTGAGCTGGTTATTTTTGAATGAGCAATTGACGCTGAGTCAGTTGTTCGCCTGTGGTTTGGTTTTATCGGGCGTGGTGGTGGCGATTTTGTTCGGTAAACGTAGCAATGCGCATGCGTGGGAGCAAACTAAAGGCAAATTAAGTACGGGGATTGTGTTGGCGCTTGGGGCGGCGTTGGGGCAGGCCAGTGGTGCGCTATTGAGTAAGCCGGCGTTGCTCGACGGCGCGGATCCAATTGCGGTGTCGGCGTTGCGTGTCAGTACCGGTGCGATTGCCTTGGCGGTGACGTATCTTCTTTTTTATCGACACAAACAATCGGTTGATGCGATTCCTTTCAATCAACTGACACGTCGAGACTTTGTTGGTATTGCGACATTGGCAACGATTGGTATGGTGATCGGCATGAGCGTGCTGGTTTGGGGCGTAGGGAATGCGAATGTGGGCGTGGTAACCACGTTATCCGCGGTCGTGCCTGTGCTGATTTTACCTGGATTATGGATCACCACCAAACAAAGGCCCACTATGGGCGCATGGGTTGGGGCGTGTTTTGTCGTGATCGGCGCGGCGCTGATTATTCTGCAGTAA
- the nrdR gene encoding transcriptional regulator NrdR, giving the protein MRCPFCGTQETKVVDSRLVSEGAQVRRRRTCSQCQERFTTFEVAELQMPKLIKSDGSREVFDDDKLRNGIIKAIEKRPVSIEAIETAITRIKEKMQATGERELPSRWTGEAVMEELQRLDQVAYVRFASVYRSFKDISEFREAIDHLENRCAAPSASSTSTSESTKEDKL; this is encoded by the coding sequence ATGCGATGCCCTTTTTGTGGAACTCAAGAAACGAAAGTCGTGGATTCTCGGCTGGTATCGGAAGGTGCACAAGTACGCCGTCGTCGAACTTGTAGCCAATGCCAAGAACGCTTTACCACCTTTGAAGTAGCCGAATTACAAATGCCTAAACTGATCAAAAGTGACGGCAGCCGAGAAGTCTTTGACGACGACAAGTTACGCAACGGCATCATCAAAGCGATTGAGAAACGCCCCGTTAGCATCGAAGCGATTGAAACGGCCATCACTCGCATCAAAGAAAAAATGCAAGCCACTGGCGAGCGTGAACTGCCCTCTCGCTGGACGGGTGAAGCCGTCATGGAAGAGCTGCAACGGCTTGATCAAGTGGCTTATGTGCGCTTTGCTTCCGTCTATAGAAGTTTCAAAGACATCAGTGAATTTCGAGAAGCCATCGATCATTTAGAAAATCGCTGCGCCGCTCCCAGCGCTTCATCTACCTCGACATCAGAATCCACTAAAGAAGATAAACTATGA
- the ribD gene encoding bifunctional diaminohydroxyphosphoribosylaminopyrimidine deaminase/5-amino-6-(5-phosphoribosylamino)uracil reductase RibD gives MTLYTHEYWMAKAIQLAQKGLYTTHPNPRVGCVLVKDQQIIGQGFHAKAGEGHAEVNALADANPHDVIGATAYVTLEPCSHHGRTPPCADALIKAGIAHLVYGMQDPNPEVSGRGLTKIRKAGITITGPILEADCEALNPGFIKRMREGLPYVRAKLAMSLDGRTAMASGESQWITGADARLDVQRLRAQSDAIVTGIGSVLTDNPSMTVRINSNDQNTDAKNVRQPIRVIMDTALSIVPEAKILFPAQQAWLFSIEEEVETEHLDTLTKKGVTVKFAPRGHDGRLDLLDAMEQLADAGINEVLLEAGAELAGSFLQAGLIDEIVVYMAPKLLGSSARPLLTLPLDSMDEAVELTLKSVRQIGQDIRLIYLPTYVDDDFEESLLEE, from the coding sequence ATGACTCTTTACACACACGAATACTGGATGGCGAAAGCGATTCAACTCGCCCAAAAAGGCCTATACACAACACACCCAAATCCTCGCGTTGGCTGTGTTCTAGTCAAAGATCAGCAGATCATCGGACAAGGGTTTCATGCAAAAGCAGGCGAGGGCCACGCTGAAGTTAACGCTCTGGCCGACGCAAACCCACATGATGTCATCGGCGCGACAGCCTACGTCACATTAGAGCCTTGCAGCCATCACGGCAGAACTCCACCCTGCGCAGACGCCTTAATCAAAGCCGGCATCGCTCACCTTGTTTATGGCATGCAAGACCCGAACCCAGAGGTTTCAGGGCGCGGCTTAACCAAAATTAGGAAGGCAGGCATTACCATCACAGGGCCTATTTTAGAAGCCGATTGCGAAGCCTTAAATCCAGGTTTTATCAAACGTATGCGCGAAGGTTTACCCTACGTTCGCGCCAAATTAGCCATGAGCCTAGATGGTCGCACAGCAATGGCGTCAGGCGAAAGTCAATGGATTACCGGCGCAGATGCTCGTCTTGATGTGCAACGACTACGCGCACAAAGCGACGCCATCGTCACAGGCATCGGCTCTGTCTTGACCGACAACCCCAGCATGACAGTACGCATCAACAGCAACGACCAAAACACCGATGCTAAAAACGTACGCCAACCTATCCGCGTGATCATGGACACCGCTTTGTCTATCGTACCCGAAGCCAAAATTCTCTTCCCAGCGCAGCAAGCGTGGTTGTTCTCCATTGAAGAAGAAGTCGAAACAGAACATCTGGATACGTTGACCAAAAAAGGCGTCACCGTAAAATTTGCGCCTCGTGGTCACGATGGCCGACTGGACTTGCTCGACGCTATGGAACAACTTGCTGATGCCGGTATTAATGAAGTCCTTTTAGAAGCGGGCGCCGAACTGGCGGGAAGTTTCTTGCAAGCGGGGCTTATTGACGAGATCGTCGTCTACATGGCACCTAAACTGCTTGGCTCTAGTGCTCGCCCCCTGCTTACCTTACCTTTAGACAGCATGGACGAAGCGGTCGAATTGACGCTGAAATCCGTTCGACAAATCGGCCAAGATATACGCTTAATCTATCTTCCAACTTATGTAGACGATGACTTTGAAGAATCACTTTTAGAAGAATAA
- the nusB gene encoding transcription antitermination factor NusB, which produces MSEMETTNDQNPAPKRKEKKPSRSQMRSASRRLALQAVYQWQMNQSAISEIETQFVMNEEQEMNACDKLYFRELLQGVTASAKKLDNLFEELLDRPLSELDPIELAIMRIGSFELSQRLDVPYRVAINESVELAKGFGATESHKYVNGILDKLAQRVRREEIAARRNS; this is translated from the coding sequence ATGAGCGAAATGGAAACAACAAACGACCAAAATCCAGCACCGAAACGCAAGGAAAAGAAGCCTTCTCGTTCGCAAATGCGCAGCGCTTCTCGTCGTTTGGCATTACAAGCAGTCTATCAGTGGCAGATGAACCAGTCCGCGATTAGTGAGATAGAAACACAGTTCGTAATGAATGAAGAGCAGGAAATGAATGCTTGCGATAAACTGTATTTTCGCGAGTTATTGCAAGGCGTTACGGCCAGCGCAAAGAAACTAGACAACCTATTTGAAGAACTTTTAGATCGTCCATTAAGCGAATTAGACCCTATTGAATTAGCCATCATGCGCATCGGCTCATTCGAATTGTCGCAACGTTTAGACGTACCTTACCGTGTTGCCATCAACGAAAGCGTAGAACTTGCAAAAGGCTTTGGCGCAACCGAAAGCCACAAATACGTCAACGGCATTCTAGACAAACTAGCACAACGAGTACGTCGCGAAGAAATCGCGGCTCGCCGTAATAGCTAA
- a CDS encoding MFS transporter produces the protein MTQILYKVWPLLLGIVLIMLGNGMHFTLIGLRGGIEGFSSTELAIVTSGYFVGFLLGARFTPFLIRRVGHVRVFAALGSFMSAGLIAFPLLTESWLWTVLRLLVGFCMSGIYVAAESWLNDAATNETRGKILSAYMIAQTLGIIGAQGLLTLGDAQTSVLFICASILVSISFAPILLSVASVPAVVVAQPMPLRQLFNSAPLGTVGIFLLGSVYATQSGMGAVFGSQIGMSKNNIALFIAMLFIGALLMQYPIGWLSDRMDRRKLILFASCAGGLSCLTGILPSNQLWTLMAAAFFAGGVTTPLYALFLAYTNDSLDPNDMPAASGGLVFTFGLGAIIGPLTTGWAMQHFGPSAFWLMLCITFSAIALYALYCMTQNYSTVSIEESESYLGVLPTASPIAVEAAGEWAVEQAETEHDSQNTQ, from the coding sequence ATGACCCAAATATTATACAAGGTCTGGCCGTTATTACTGGGCATTGTCCTTATTATGCTGGGAAATGGCATGCACTTTACCTTGATTGGCTTACGTGGCGGCATTGAAGGGTTTTCGTCTACAGAACTCGCGATCGTCACATCTGGCTATTTTGTCGGGTTTCTCTTAGGTGCGCGTTTTACGCCCTTTCTTATTCGTCGAGTTGGGCATGTCCGCGTTTTTGCCGCGCTGGGCAGTTTCATGTCAGCGGGGCTGATTGCTTTCCCACTGTTAACTGAGTCTTGGCTGTGGACTGTATTAAGGCTCTTAGTCGGCTTTTGCATGTCTGGCATTTACGTCGCCGCAGAAAGCTGGCTAAACGATGCCGCCACTAATGAAACGCGGGGGAAGATTCTTTCTGCTTACATGATAGCCCAAACACTGGGCATTATCGGTGCACAAGGCCTACTAACACTCGGCGACGCACAAACCTCTGTGTTGTTTATTTGCGCATCCATTCTTGTCTCTATATCCTTCGCCCCTATTCTCTTATCTGTCGCTTCTGTCCCGGCAGTTGTAGTGGCTCAACCCATGCCATTACGACAACTATTTAACAGCGCGCCTTTAGGCACAGTCGGTATTTTTCTACTAGGCAGCGTATACGCCACTCAATCGGGTATGGGAGCGGTATTTGGCAGCCAGATAGGTATGTCAAAAAACAACATTGCCCTATTTATTGCCATGCTTTTCATCGGCGCATTGCTGATGCAATACCCTATCGGCTGGCTGTCTGATAGAATGGACAGACGCAAACTCATACTCTTTGCATCCTGCGCAGGTGGCTTATCTTGTCTAACGGGCATCCTGCCTAGCAACCAGCTATGGACATTAATGGCAGCGGCTTTTTTTGCGGGTGGCGTCACCACGCCACTTTATGCCTTATTCTTGGCGTACACAAACGACTCCCTCGATCCTAACGACATGCCAGCCGCCTCTGGAGGCTTAGTCTTCACCTTCGGATTAGGAGCTATTATAGGACCTTTGACTACTGGCTGGGCAATGCAACACTTTGGACCATCTGCATTTTGGCTCATGCTCTGCATCACCTTTTCCGCCATCGCGCTTTATGCTCTTTATTGCATGACACAGAACTATTCAACGGTTTCAATAGAAGAATCCGAAAGTTACCTCGGCGTCCTACCTACCGCCTCCCCCATTGCCGTTGAAGCCGCTGGCGAATGGGCTGTTGAACAAGCAGAGACCGAGCACGACAGCCAAAATACACAGTAA
- a CDS encoding ABC transporter permease, translating to MKSDTIMRWGVRFYIGVFFLYLFTPLIIMGLATFNDSRFPTVSPWKGATLKWFAALAEDGAMWTALWTSIVVAAGVLVVAVPIGICCALFLSTVQGKGKTFIYSLMMSPLLTPGVIVGISTLIFWKGLSVSGGVFLTVVAQTTFIAAYVMLMVLARLQRFDRTLENAALSLGATQWQAFRRILLPYLKPAIISAAAIAFLQSFENYNTTLFVKGYDTTLTVYIASKVRTGLTPAVNALGLVMISMTILLAVVYEWKRRREAKQSIQ from the coding sequence ATGAAATCTGACACCATCATGCGTTGGGGTGTGCGCTTTTATATAGGCGTTTTCTTTTTGTACCTGTTTACACCGCTGATTATTATGGGATTGGCGACTTTTAATGATAGCCGATTTCCAACCGTATCCCCTTGGAAAGGCGCCACGTTAAAATGGTTTGCTGCCTTGGCGGAAGATGGCGCTATGTGGACGGCGTTGTGGACGAGTATCGTTGTTGCAGCAGGCGTGCTTGTTGTTGCCGTACCGATTGGTATTTGTTGTGCGCTGTTTCTATCGACCGTACAAGGGAAGGGCAAAACCTTTATTTATTCTTTGATGATGTCACCCCTGTTAACGCCTGGGGTGATCGTTGGGATTTCGACATTGATTTTCTGGAAAGGTTTATCGGTGAGCGGCGGTGTGTTTTTAACGGTAGTAGCGCAAACCACCTTTATTGCGGCGTACGTCATGTTGATGGTATTGGCTCGGTTGCAGCGTTTTGACAGAACGCTTGAAAATGCCGCATTGAGTTTAGGGGCAACCCAGTGGCAAGCTTTTCGCCGTATTTTATTGCCGTATTTGAAGCCGGCGATTATTTCCGCAGCAGCGATCGCGTTTCTTCAGTCGTTTGAAAATTACAATACGACTTTATTTGTGAAAGGGTACGACACTACCTTGACTGTTTATATCGCTTCTAAAGTGCGCACGGGATTAACGCCAGCGGTTAATGCACTCGGTTTGGTGATGATCTCAATGACTATTTTGTTGGCGGTAGTCTATGAATGGAAGCGACGCCGAGAAGCTAAGCAGAGCATACAATAG
- a CDS encoding ABC transporter permease: protein MFSQLKARFGSGLAVGIVGMIAIWLVGMVILPQLLMVDYSFRPNLLPADIGGPKDTYSLTNYETLFNNQIHLKIFFKTIWSSVLVTTITLLVSYPIAFYLAKVATPQKAALCLLLLVIPFWINEILRTFSWYIILAYKGPLNALLLGLGIIDRPVRFLSGDGGVLIGMVYAYILFMIFPIYNAIESLDTNQIKAARNLGAGWIRTHWRVIIPHAKPGIATGCVMTFMLAAGSYAVPALLGSPGSRWFTQIIYNWFFEGGDWNQGAAYAFILLLMCIGFIALVMRVFKVGLGDIAK, encoded by the coding sequence ATGTTTAGTCAACTTAAAGCGCGCTTCGGCAGTGGCTTAGCGGTTGGCATTGTCGGCATGATTGCGATTTGGCTGGTGGGCATGGTGATTTTACCGCAGCTTCTGATGGTCGATTATTCGTTTCGCCCCAACTTATTACCAGCCGACATAGGTGGGCCAAAAGACACTTACTCGCTGACCAACTACGAAACCCTGTTTAATAACCAAATACATCTGAAAATCTTCTTCAAAACCATCTGGTCGAGCGTCCTAGTTACTACGATTACCTTGTTAGTCAGTTACCCCATTGCTTTTTATTTGGCAAAAGTAGCGACGCCTCAAAAAGCGGCGCTGTGCTTGTTGTTGCTGGTTATTCCTTTTTGGATCAATGAAATACTGCGCACCTTTTCTTGGTACATCATTTTAGCCTACAAGGGGCCGTTGAATGCATTGTTGCTTGGGCTGGGGATTATTGATCGTCCGGTGCGTTTTTTATCGGGTGACGGTGGGGTGCTGATCGGTATGGTGTACGCCTACATTTTGTTTATGATTTTTCCCATTTACAACGCCATCGAAAGTTTAGACACCAACCAAATCAAAGCCGCTCGTAACTTAGGCGCGGGTTGGATTCGCACTCATTGGCGAGTGATCATCCCTCACGCTAAACCCGGTATCGCCACAGGGTGTGTGATGACTTTTATGTTGGCCGCAGGCAGTTACGCGGTGCCGGCCTTGTTGGGCTCACCGGGCAGTCGTTGGTTTACCCAAATCATTTATAACTGGTTTTTTGAAGGGGGCGATTGGAACCAAGGTGCAGCGTACGCTTTTATTTTGTTATTAATGTGTATTGGTTTTATCGCGTTGGTCATGCGCGTCTTTAAAGTAGGTTTGGGAGACATTGCCAAATGA
- a CDS encoding ABC transporter ATP-binding protein, which yields MDSSVHLDNIIMQFGDFTAIQKTDLKIESGEFFSFLGPSGCGKTTILNMISGFLDPTKGDIKIGGQSMHAVPANKRPTSMIFQNLALFPLMTVAENIEFGLEVRGVSKSERKKASDRLLELVALQGSADKKISELSGGQKQRIAIARALAVEPQVLLLDEPLSALDLKLRQHMRTELKEIQRKTGITFIYITHDQGEALTMSDRVAVMSAGKIQQVADPITLYRDPHTAFVASFVGENNGIRGKVTETNDTLTTLDCGPLGALKGRTQGRLQLGDEATVFIRPEHFRLQAENGMHTLQAIIEEVNFEGAYLTLNANTSTDQTLSIQLGTHQFSEALKKGAAVSLSYKEEDAIVIAGDDHV from the coding sequence ATGGACAGCAGTGTTCACCTAGATAACATTATCATGCAGTTTGGTGACTTCACCGCCATACAAAAAACCGATCTAAAAATAGAATCGGGTGAGTTTTTTAGTTTCTTAGGGCCCTCTGGTTGCGGTAAAACCACGATTTTAAACATGATCAGCGGTTTTTTAGACCCAACAAAAGGCGATATTAAAATTGGTGGGCAAAGCATGCACGCTGTGCCGGCGAATAAACGTCCTACCTCGATGATTTTTCAAAACCTCGCCCTGTTTCCATTAATGACCGTCGCCGAAAACATTGAATTTGGCCTCGAAGTACGCGGTGTTTCGAAAAGTGAGCGAAAAAAAGCCTCTGACCGATTATTGGAACTGGTTGCATTACAAGGCAGTGCTGACAAAAAGATATCGGAATTATCGGGTGGGCAAAAGCAGCGTATCGCCATTGCGCGGGCGTTGGCGGTTGAGCCGCAGGTTTTGTTATTAGATGAGCCTCTGTCAGCGCTGGATCTTAAACTGCGTCAGCATATGCGCACCGAGTTAAAAGAGATTCAACGTAAAACCGGCATTACTTTTATCTATATTACCCACGATCAAGGGGAAGCCTTGACCATGTCGGATCGCGTCGCCGTGATGTCAGCGGGTAAAATCCAACAAGTAGCTGATCCTATTACCTTATACCGTGATCCCCATACGGCGTTTGTGGCGTCTTTTGTAGGTGAAAACAACGGTATACGGGGTAAGGTCACAGAAACAAATGACACACTGACCACTTTGGATTGTGGTCCATTGGGAGCATTAAAAGGTCGAACTCAAGGGCGATTGCAGTTGGGTGATGAAGCGACTGTGTTCATTCGTCCAGAACATTTTCGTTTGCAGGCTGAAAACGGCATGCACACCTTGCAGGCGATCATTGAGGAAGTGAACTTTGAAGGCGCGTATTTGACCCTAAACGCCAACACTTCGACCGATCAGACTCTGTCGATTCAGTTAGGAACACACCAGTTCTCTGAAGCGTTGAAAAAGGGCGCTGCGGTAAGTTTGTCTTATAAAGAAGAAGATGCCATTGTCATTGCGGGAGACGATCATGTTTAG
- a CDS encoding extracellular solute-binding protein translates to MTISRRQFVKGASVAGAVAATPFAMNSAIAANKELRIYAWAGYITDEMLADFKAKTGINATFTPYGTNDELMNSLRATDGTGFDIIMPTVDRVPGYVDYELVQPLDVKRINWNGCLDSAVAGSEVGGVVNGKRYFAPSDWGTEAIAYHTDYAKVDPKNISYGDLWLPENAGGVTVRGHSALVGIGLWLEKAGKLPFPLLDSYKNEKAMRANFEVILKVAAEHKSAIAQFWSTENEAQGAFRTNGAIIGQTWDSTAFRLKSEGELIAYGAPKEGALAWMEGFVIPKNANNVDSVYEFINWYYTPESGAMFVKATGYNSTAKGADALLPAETKQFFQDSYREQDLANLWWWPIQEPWYVALRNEYQDRYLSA, encoded by the coding sequence ATGACTATTTCTCGTCGCCAATTTGTGAAAGGCGCTTCTGTCGCGGGGGCGGTCGCCGCGACCCCATTTGCTATGAATAGCGCCATTGCGGCAAACAAAGAACTGCGTATATACGCGTGGGCGGGCTACATTACCGATGAAATGCTGGCCGACTTTAAAGCCAAAACCGGTATCAATGCCACGTTTACGCCGTACGGTACGAACGATGAATTGATGAATTCCTTGCGTGCCACTGACGGCACGGGCTTTGACATCATTATGCCAACGGTTGACCGTGTACCGGGCTATGTGGACTACGAATTAGTGCAACCGCTGGATGTGAAACGCATTAATTGGAATGGGTGTTTAGACAGTGCGGTAGCGGGATCCGAAGTGGGTGGCGTGGTCAACGGTAAACGGTATTTTGCGCCCTCTGATTGGGGAACAGAGGCGATTGCGTACCATACCGATTACGCCAAAGTAGACCCTAAAAACATAAGTTATGGCGATTTATGGTTGCCTGAAAACGCAGGCGGCGTGACGGTTCGTGGTCATTCAGCGCTCGTGGGCATCGGTTTGTGGCTAGAAAAAGCCGGCAAGTTACCTTTCCCATTACTGGATTCCTACAAAAACGAAAAAGCCATGCGGGCAAATTTCGAAGTGATCTTAAAAGTCGCGGCAGAGCATAAGAGCGCCATTGCGCAATTCTGGTCGACTGAAAACGAAGCACAGGGCGCGTTCAGAACCAATGGCGCGATTATTGGCCAAACGTGGGACAGCACGGCATTTAGACTTAAATCGGAAGGCGAGCTTATCGCTTATGGCGCACCAAAAGAAGGGGCGCTGGCGTGGATGGAAGGCTTTGTTATCCCGAAAAATGCCAACAATGTGGATTCAGTATATGAATTCATTAATTGGTATTACACGCCAGAGTCTGGCGCCATGTTCGTAAAAGCAACCGGTTACAACTCAACCGCCAAAGGCGCCGATGCTTTGTTGCCAGCCGAAACCAAGCAGTTCTTTCAAGATTCTTACCGCGAACAAGATTTGGCGAATCTGTGGTGGTGGCCAATTCAAGAACCTTGGTACGTGGCACTGCGTAACGAATATCAAGATCGCTATTTGTCAGCGTAA